From the Streptobacillus felis genome, one window contains:
- the murQ gene encoding N-acetylmuramic acid 6-phosphate etherase: MVDLSKLSTEKNNENSKDIELQDSYEIVRRINEEDKKVAYCVEKALPSIAKLVDEIVLRTAPTTRIIYIGAGTSGRLGVLDASECPPTYGVDFEVVQGLIAGGKDAMFKAKENVEDSPEQGRKDLEEIKLTKDDVVIGITASGRTPYVLGAVKYAREVGALTGSITCSEDSELSRNVDIPIEVVVGAEIVTGSTRMKSGTAQKLVLNMISTSVMIKRGKVFSGYMVDVKTSNLKLIERAKRILMNTTNISYEEAGIYLEKSGMSVKVAIAMILLKIEKEDAEKKLEQYKFNVAQLIHEFTSKD, encoded by the coding sequence TAACGAAAATAGTAAAGATATTGAGTTACAAGATAGTTATGAAATAGTAAGAAGGATAAATGAAGAAGATAAGAAAGTTGCTTATTGTGTTGAAAAAGCACTTCCTTCTATAGCTAAATTAGTTGATGAGATAGTTTTAAGAACTGCTCCTACTACAAGGATAATATATATAGGAGCAGGGACATCTGGAAGGTTAGGCGTTTTAGATGCCTCGGAATGCCCGCCAACTTATGGAGTTGATTTTGAAGTAGTTCAAGGTTTAATTGCTGGTGGTAAAGATGCTATGTTTAAAGCAAAAGAAAATGTTGAAGATAGCCCTGAACAAGGCAGAAAAGATCTTGAAGAAATAAAATTAACTAAAGATGATGTTGTTATTGGTATAACAGCTTCAGGAAGGACACCTTATGTACTTGGTGCTGTTAAATATGCAAGAGAAGTTGGTGCACTAACAGGAAGTATTACTTGTTCTGAAGATTCAGAACTTTCTAGAAATGTTGATATACCTATAGAGGTTGTAGTAGGAGCTGAAATAGTTACTGGTTCAACTAGAATGAAATCAGGAACTGCACAGAAATTAGTTCTAAATATGATATCTACAAGTGTAATGATTAAAAGAGGAAAAGTTTTTTCAGGGTATATGGTCGATGTTAAAACTTCAAATTTAAAATTAATTGAAAGAGCAAAAAGAATTCTAATGAATACAACTAATATAAGTTATGAAGAAGCTGGAATTTATTTAGAAAAATCAGGTATGAGTGTTAAGGTTGCGATAGCAATGATATTATTAAAAATTGAGAAAGAGGATGCAGAAAAGAAACTTGAACAATACAAGTTTAATGTTGCGCAATTGATACATGAGTTTACTAGTAAAGATTAG
- a CDS encoding MurR/RpiR family transcriptional regulator: MSLLVKIRENKNFTSSETDISKYLMENYKKIKNLDAKKIASDTYTSISAVTRTCKKIGLSGFQEFKISLIEELANLEENKLEFENVDIERNNDTKMIIEKLNKLSISSLRETKLLQDAVMIDKVVDLIRSKKVIDFYGVGASHIVCLDAQYKFMRIGKVCNAFGPYDLQHIQAINSTSDNLAIIISYSGMTEDIVKISEVLKNRGIETISITKYGSNEVASRANHNLYVTSREALKRSAAIYSRISMLNLIDVIYLKYSNMNFDEVSTKINETKIKKIKEK; encoded by the coding sequence ATGAGTTTACTAGTAAAGATTAGAGAAAATAAAAATTTTACGTCAAGTGAAACTGATATATCAAAATACTTGATGGAAAATTATAAAAAGATAAAGAATTTAGATGCAAAAAAAATTGCTTCTGACACTTATACAAGCATTTCAGCTGTAACTAGAACTTGTAAAAAAATAGGATTGTCAGGATTTCAAGAATTTAAGATATCTCTGATAGAAGAGTTGGCAAATTTAGAAGAAAATAAGTTAGAATTTGAAAATGTAGATATTGAAAGAAATAATGATACTAAAATGATAATTGAAAAATTAAACAAACTTAGTATTAGTTCTTTAAGAGAAACTAAATTATTACAAGATGCAGTAATGATAGATAAAGTAGTAGATCTAATAAGAAGTAAAAAAGTTATTGATTTTTATGGAGTTGGAGCATCTCATATAGTGTGTTTAGATGCACAGTATAAGTTTATGAGAATAGGTAAAGTTTGTAATGCATTTGGTCCTTATGATTTACAGCATATACAGGCAATAAACAGTACTAGTGATAATCTTGCAATAATAATATCTTATTCAGGTATGACTGAAGATATAGTTAAAATTAGTGAAGTATTAAAAAATAGAGGAATAGAGACTATATCTATTACTAAATATGGAAGTAATGAAGTTGCATCAAGAGCAAATCATAATCTATATGTAACATCTAGAGAAGCATTAAAAAGAAGTGCTGCAATATATTCAAGAATTTCAATGCTAAATTTAATAGATGTTATTTATTTGAAATATTCAAATATGAATTTTGATGAAGTAAGTACTAAAATTAATGAAACAAAAATAAAAAAAATAAAAGAAAAATAA
- a CDS encoding PTS transporter subunit EIIC, which translates to MDAKKVAKEIFDALGGKDNILSNAVCMTRLRVGTKQEVNVEALKKIDGVLSVVEADTLQIVLGPGKVNMVGDEFTKLTGIPLGFADVKDVANENKKVNKAKHNGPVQQFLQKIANIFVPLLPGIIAAGLILGLSNVVNVTTKGAFAGQWWFAAIKTIGFGMFTYLAIYVGMNSAKEFGGTAILGGIIGALFVGNAAHPLLAKINDVPMNLPIVDKPFSPGIGGLLASLFMGIIVAKLERSIRKVMPTMLDTFFTPLFTLLISVFVAILVIQPVGTFVTKAIFTVLDVVYNKFGIAGGYILSAGFLPLVSVGLHQALTPIHVLLNSPDGPTQGINYLLPILMMAGGGQVGAGLAIYFKTKNKKLKTLTRDALPVGILGIGEPLMYAVTLPLGKPFITACLGAGFGGLLASLFKVGTITQGVSGLFGLLIVKPGTWHFYLIAMIGAYIGGFVLTYFFGVDEERIEEIYGE; encoded by the coding sequence ATGGATGCTAAAAAAGTCGCAAAAGAAATCTTTGATGCCCTTGGTGGAAAAGATAATATTTTAAGTAATGCAGTTTGCATGACTAGATTAAGAGTTGGAACAAAACAAGAAGTTAATGTAGAAGCTCTTAAAAAAATTGATGGAGTATTAAGTGTTGTTGAAGCTGATACTTTACAAATAGTTTTAGGACCAGGAAAAGTTAATATGGTAGGTGATGAATTTACTAAATTAACTGGTATACCTTTAGGATTTGCTGATGTTAAAGACGTAGCTAATGAAAATAAAAAGGTAAATAAAGCTAAACATAATGGTCCAGTACAACAATTTTTACAAAAAATTGCAAATATATTTGTTCCATTATTACCTGGAATTATTGCTGCAGGATTGATCTTAGGATTATCTAATGTAGTAAATGTTACAACTAAAGGAGCATTTGCAGGGCAATGGTGGTTTGCTGCTATTAAAACTATAGGATTTGGTATGTTTACATACTTAGCTATTTATGTTGGAATGAATTCTGCAAAAGAATTTGGTGGAACAGCTATTTTAGGTGGAATTATTGGAGCTTTATTTGTTGGTAATGCTGCACATCCATTACTTGCAAAGATTAATGATGTACCAATGAATTTACCAATAGTTGATAAACCTTTCTCACCTGGTATTGGTGGATTACTTGCTTCTTTATTTATGGGAATTATAGTTGCTAAATTAGAAAGAAGTATAAGAAAAGTTATGCCTACAATGTTAGACACATTCTTTACACCATTATTTACATTATTAATAAGTGTTTTCGTTGCTATTTTAGTAATACAACCAGTAGGAACATTTGTAACTAAAGCAATATTTACTGTATTAGATGTAGTTTATAATAAATTTGGTATAGCAGGTGGATATATCTTGTCAGCTGGATTCTTACCATTAGTATCAGTTGGATTACACCAAGCATTAACACCAATACACGTATTATTAAACAGCCCTGATGGACCAACTCAAGGAATTAACTACTTATTACCTATATTAATGATGGCAGGTGGAGGACAAGTTGGAGCAGGACTTGCAATTTACTTTAAAACTAAAAATAAAAAACTTAAAACACTTACAAGAGACGCATTACCAGTTGGTATATTAGGTATAGGAGAACCATTAATGTATGCAGTTACACTTCCTTTAGGTAAACCATTCATTACAGCTTGTTTAGGTGCAGGTTTTGGAGGATTATTAGCATCATTATTCAAAGTTGGTACTATAACTCAAGGTGTTTCAGGATTATTTGGATTATTAATAGTTAAACCAGGAACATGGCATTTCTACTTAATAGCAATGATAGGTGCATATATAGGTGGATTTGTATTAACATATTTCTTTGGAGTAGATGAAGAAAGAATAGAAGAAATTTACGGTGAATAA
- a CDS encoding alpha/beta hydrolase, with translation MKKYLLIFLMFFATLGYSFKREDIKVFSKEMNKEIPVTVVLPDSYSKDNKYSVIYTLHGWSGSNKNFVEKTPIGELADKYNVIYVSPDGNYDSWYVDSEIVKESKYATFIAKELVESIDKMYSTVTESKNRAITGLSMGGYGAFFIGIHNQKVFGNIGSMSGGLIPEDYKGNWGISKFINANWENYNIDSLAHKLLFTKTNIIFDCGVDDFFIEVNREVHNKLLSLNINHDYAERPGMHNWVYWGNSIKYQTLFFVENFNK, from the coding sequence ATGAAAAAATATTTATTAATTTTTTTAATGTTTTTTGCAACACTGGGATACTCTTTTAAAAGAGAAGATATTAAAGTATTTTCAAAAGAAATGAATAAAGAAATACCGGTAACAGTAGTTTTACCAGATTCATATAGTAAAGATAATAAATATTCAGTAATCTATACATTACATGGATGGTCTGGATCAAATAAAAACTTTGTAGAAAAAACTCCTATTGGTGAATTAGCTGATAAATATAATGTTATTTATGTCTCTCCAGATGGAAATTATGATAGTTGGTATGTTGATTCTGAAATAGTTAAAGAATCTAAATATGCTACATTTATTGCTAAAGAGTTAGTAGAAAGTATAGATAAAATGTATTCAACTGTTACTGAATCTAAAAATAGAGCAATAACAGGATTAAGTATGGGTGGATATGGAGCATTTTTCATAGGTATACATAATCAAAAAGTGTTTGGTAATATTGGAAGTATGAGTGGTGGATTAATACCTGAAGATTATAAAGGAAATTGGGGAATTTCTAAATTCATCAATGCTAACTGGGAAAATTATAATATTGATTCATTAGCTCACAAATTATTATTTACAAAAACTAATATAATATTTGATTGTGGTGTAGATGATTTCTTTATAGAAGTAAATAGAGAAGTACATAATAAATTACTTTCATTAAATATTAATCATGACTATGCTGAAAGACCTGGAATGCATAACTGGGTATATTGGGGTAACTCAATTAAATACCAAACATTATTTTTTGTAGAAAATTTTAATAAATAA
- the pbp4b gene encoding penicillin binding protein PBP4B, protein MKKILLIIITLISTFFSYSFQLVKEFPTTKGFDDSILTNQMFEFKGFKEQGYLILEYKNFKKANIFINGKKLYLNNIKGEGTVKIDISKYTRNDNNIFQISSLDGEVKVKVPYPEIKVNLIKNERTKFLDEFLNSQIKAGFPSAQLSIVKDGVLIYQNSFGYVNNYKQDGTVLENRIKVNDDTLYDLASNTKMYATNYAIMKLVSDGKLKVEDYVNKYFPEFTGGGKEEIQVSDLLKHQAGFPADPQYFNDVYDKDDGIVNGKNDLFAIGKENVEKAIMKTPLIYKPKTSTKYSDVDYMLLGLLVEKISGQDLDVFLNNEIYSKLCLKHTYFNPLEHGFVKDNVAATELNGNTRDGFVSFNNARTYTIQGEVHDEKAFYSMNGISGHAGLFSNSFEVAKLAQIMINQGGYGEYKFFNRTTLDHFVKPKDINSSYGLGWRRQGDYIYRWAFSGIASKDSIGHTGWTGTLTIIDPSQNLVVVLLTNAKNTSVINPKANPNKFYGDRYYVKNYGAVASLAYDLVSTKTNSKEDKIRLNETLKDLIMGRYKLMQEDANYTTKADFMEVLELINLLEKREGKLSQEFKEIKREMEINK, encoded by the coding sequence ATGAAAAAAATACTATTGATTATAATTACATTGATATCAACGTTTTTTTCTTATAGTTTTCAATTAGTTAAAGAATTTCCTACAACTAAAGGTTTTGACGATTCTATATTAACTAATCAAATGTTTGAATTTAAAGGATTTAAAGAACAGGGTTATCTAATATTAGAATATAAGAACTTTAAAAAAGCTAACATTTTTATTAATGGTAAAAAATTATATTTAAATAATATAAAGGGAGAAGGTACTGTAAAAATTGATATATCAAAATATACAAGAAATGATAATAATATTTTTCAAATTTCATCACTAGATGGTGAAGTAAAAGTTAAAGTACCTTATCCTGAAATAAAAGTTAATTTAATAAAAAATGAGAGAACTAAATTTTTAGACGAATTTTTAAACTCTCAAATTAAAGCAGGATTTCCATCTGCACAACTTAGTATAGTTAAAGATGGTGTATTAATATATCAAAATAGTTTTGGTTATGTTAATAACTATAAACAAGATGGTACTGTTTTAGAAAATAGAATAAAAGTAAATGATGACACTTTATATGACCTAGCTAGTAATACAAAAATGTATGCAACTAATTATGCAATTATGAAACTTGTATCTGATGGTAAATTAAAAGTTGAAGATTATGTAAATAAATATTTTCCTGAATTCACAGGAGGTGGGAAAGAAGAAATACAGGTAAGTGATCTTCTTAAACACCAAGCAGGATTTCCTGCAGATCCACAATATTTTAATGATGTATATGATAAAGATGATGGAATAGTTAATGGTAAAAATGATTTATTTGCTATAGGTAAAGAAAATGTAGAAAAAGCAATCATGAAAACACCATTGATATATAAACCTAAAACTAGTACAAAGTATTCAGATGTTGATTATATGTTGTTAGGATTATTAGTTGAAAAAATATCAGGACAGGATCTAGATGTATTTTTAAATAATGAAATTTATTCAAAATTATGTTTAAAACATACATATTTTAATCCATTAGAACACGGGTTTGTGAAAGATAATGTTGCTGCAACAGAGTTAAATGGTAATACTAGAGATGGATTTGTATCATTTAATAATGCTAGAACATATACTATTCAAGGAGAAGTACATGATGAAAAAGCATTTTATTCTATGAATGGAATATCAGGTCATGCAGGACTTTTCTCTAATTCATTTGAAGTAGCTAAATTAGCACAAATAATGATAAATCAAGGAGGATATGGAGAATATAAATTCTTTAATAGAACTACTTTAGATCATTTTGTGAAGCCAAAAGATATTAATTCTAGCTATGGATTGGGATGGAGAAGACAAGGAGATTATATATATAGATGGGCTTTTTCAGGAATAGCTTCAAAAGATAGTATAGGTCATACTGGATGGACTGGAACACTTACTATAATTGACCCTTCACAAAACTTAGTAGTTGTATTACTTACAAATGCTAAGAATACAAGTGTAATTAATCCAAAAGCTAATCCAAATAAGTTTTACGGAGATAGATACTATGTTAAAAATTATGGAGCAGTAGCTTCATTGGCATATGATTTAGTATCAACTAAAACTAATTCTAAAGAAGATAAAATTAGATTAAATGAAACTCTAAAAGACTTAATTATGGGTAGATATAAATTAATGCAAGAAGATGCTAATTATACTACTAAAGCTGATTTTATGGAAGTGCTGGAATTAATTAACTTACTTGAAAAAAGAGAGGGTAAATTAAGTCAAGAATTTAAAGAAATAAAAAGGGAAATGGAAATAAATAAATGA
- a CDS encoding MupG family TIM beta-alpha barrel fold protein: protein MRIGFSIYLSTELNKNKEIIVKAKKYGAEFVFTSLNVQEEDVDKGDQINEIIKLCLENDVKLIVDINENSKNMLKTHEGVYYRIDDGYTLDEIIEFSKNNKVVLNSSVLKEKDLEYMKSKNVDFSNILSLHNFYPKKYTGISIDFLREQNKKYSKYGILNMAFVPGDEKRGPVFEGLPTVESHREKRILTSALELFDNYTDVVLVGDIDLNDENWEELNYLTKDIIPIKIEEKILVGNVFEDRRDSSEYIIRNMVHNRKEFEKFILENVDTNNLVRGEEIKMGDVLISNHLYKRYSGELEIALKDLGLDEKRDRLTRVITNDLELLKYIGKFKKFIFI from the coding sequence ATGAGAATAGGATTTTCAATATATTTAAGCACAGAGCTTAATAAAAATAAAGAGATAATAGTTAAAGCAAAAAAATATGGAGCAGAATTTGTTTTTACATCTTTAAATGTACAAGAAGAAGATGTTGACAAGGGTGATCAAATTAACGAAATAATTAAATTATGTTTAGAAAATGATGTCAAGTTAATTGTAGATATAAATGAGAATAGTAAAAATATGCTTAAAACTCATGAAGGTGTATATTATAGAATAGATGATGGATATACTTTAGATGAAATAATTGAATTTAGTAAAAATAATAAGGTAGTTTTAAATTCGAGTGTTTTAAAAGAGAAGGATTTAGAGTATATGAAATCAAAAAATGTTGATTTTAGTAATATTTTAAGTCTACATAATTTCTATCCTAAAAAATATACAGGTATATCTATAGATTTTTTAAGAGAACAAAATAAAAAATATTCTAAATATGGAATATTAAATATGGCATTTGTTCCAGGTGATGAAAAGAGAGGACCGGTTTTTGAAGGGTTACCAACAGTTGAATCACATAGAGAAAAAAGAATATTAACATCAGCACTAGAATTATTTGATAATTATACAGATGTTGTTTTAGTAGGAGATATAGATTTAAATGATGAAAATTGGGAAGAATTAAATTATTTAACTAAAGATATTATACCAATTAAAATTGAAGAAAAAATATTAGTTGGAAATGTATTTGAAGATAGAAGAGACTCATCTGAATATATAATTAGAAATATGGTACATAATAGAAAAGAATTTGAAAAATTTATACTTGAAAATGTTGATACGAATAATCTTGTTAGAGGTGAAGAAATAAAAATGGGAGATGTTTTAATTAGCAACCATCTTTATAAAAGATATTCTGGAGAATTAGAAATAGCACTTAAAGATTTAGGTTTGGATGAAAAAAGAGATAGACTTACTAGAGTAATTACTAATGATTTAGAACTATTAAAATATATTGGAAAGTTTAAGAAATTTATATTTATATAG
- the eno gene encoding phosphopyruvate hydratase has translation MTIIENVYAREILDSRGNPTVEVEVYLEGGAMGRASVPSGASTGIHEAVELRDEDKSRYLGKGVLKAVENVNDIIAEAIIGMDALDQVAIDKLMIDLDGTPNKGKLGANAILGVSLAVAKAAANQLGLPLYRYLGGVNAKELPVPMMNILNGGSHADSAVDVQEFMVQPVGAKTYKEALRMGAEIFHHLGKLLKANGDSTNVGNEGGYAPSKINGTEGALDIISEAVKAAGYELGKDITFALDAASSEFYNAEKGKYVFKREGGVERTSEEMVAWYEMLCAKYPIVSIEDGLAEDDWDGFKLMTEKLGHKIQIVGDDLFVTNTKRLEEGIKKGIANSILIKLNQIGTLTETLDAIEMAKKAGYTAVVSHRSGETEDDTIADVAVATNAGQIKTGSASRTDRIAKYNQLLRIEDDLAGEALYKGIESLYTIKR, from the coding sequence ATGACAATAATTGAAAATGTTTATGCAAGAGAAATCCTTGATTCAAGAGGAAATCCTACAGTTGAAGTAGAAGTTTACTTAGAAGGTGGAGCTATGGGAAGAGCTTCTGTACCATCAGGTGCATCTACAGGAATACACGAAGCTGTAGAATTAAGAGACGAGGATAAATCAAGATACTTAGGGAAAGGTGTTTTAAAAGCTGTTGAAAACGTAAATGATATTATTGCTGAAGCAATAATTGGTATGGACGCTTTAGATCAAGTAGCTATCGATAAATTAATGATAGATTTAGATGGAACACCAAATAAAGGTAAATTAGGAGCAAATGCTATACTTGGAGTATCTTTAGCAGTAGCTAAAGCAGCAGCAAATCAATTAGGGTTACCTTTATATAGATACTTAGGAGGAGTTAATGCTAAAGAATTACCTGTTCCTATGATGAACATCTTAAACGGTGGATCACATGCTGATTCAGCTGTTGACGTTCAAGAATTCATGGTACAACCAGTTGGTGCTAAAACTTATAAAGAAGCATTAAGAATGGGTGCTGAAATTTTCCACCACTTAGGAAAATTATTAAAAGCTAACGGAGATTCTACTAACGTAGGAAACGAAGGAGGATATGCTCCATCTAAAATCAATGGTACTGAAGGTGCTTTAGATATTATTTCAGAAGCTGTTAAAGCTGCAGGATATGAATTAGGTAAAGACATTACTTTCGCTTTAGATGCTGCTTCTTCAGAATTCTACAATGCTGAAAAAGGTAAATATGTATTCAAAAGAGAAGGTGGAGTTGAAAGAACTTCAGAAGAAATGGTTGCTTGGTATGAAATGTTATGTGCTAAATATCCAATAGTTTCAATAGAAGATGGATTAGCTGAAGACGATTGGGACGGATTCAAATTAATGACAGAAAAATTAGGACACAAAATACAAATAGTTGGAGACGATTTATTCGTTACAAACACTAAGAGATTAGAAGAAGGAATTAAAAAAGGAATTGCTAACTCTATCTTAATTAAATTAAACCAAATCGGTACTTTAACTGAAACATTAGATGCAATTGAAATGGCTAAAAAAGCAGGATATACTGCAGTAGTATCTCATAGATCAGGAGAAACTGAAGATGATACAATAGCAGACGTTGCAGTAGCTACAAATGCAGGACAAATTAAAACAGGATCAGCTTCAAGAACTGATAGAATCGCTAAATACAATCAATTATTAAGAATAGAAGATGATTTAGCTGGAGAAGCATTATACAAAGGAATTGAATCATTATATACAATTAAAAGATAA
- a CDS encoding DUF4300 family protein, translating into MKKILIIIITVITIISCNQKANNDVIMYSNLAGEKSQTFVKNLLIENGIKEENVDSFLEQVKLFNEAVENKDLIDDFKQIDNLESLEYDVEFMIEKLEKKYPDFVGCNCRITSYTIMKDLINIENDGKINGSSNFLFLDKNSLENIPLELKLDRDKFISLYTDIPTEKTKDYNIHLKNIQTEWENRKISFTNDNISMISVFLHSDLDEPNSLFIGHIGVLVKNKDKFVFIEKLSFQEPYQVIIFNNKTELNDYLMNHYDTSYNQPTAHAMLLENNKLLETYKIKEEGK; encoded by the coding sequence ATGAAAAAAATTTTAATAATAATTATTACTGTTATTACTATCATTTCTTGTAATCAAAAAGCAAATAATGATGTAATTATGTATAGTAATCTAGCAGGTGAAAAATCACAGACTTTTGTAAAAAATTTATTAATTGAAAATGGAATTAAAGAAGAAAATGTAGATTCATTTTTAGAACAAGTTAAACTATTTAATGAAGCAGTTGAAAATAAAGATTTAATTGATGATTTTAAACAAATTGACAATTTAGAGTCTTTAGAATATGATGTTGAGTTTATGATAGAAAAGCTTGAAAAAAAATATCCTGATTTTGTAGGATGTAATTGCAGAATAACTTCATATACTATAATGAAAGATTTAATTAATATAGAAAATGATGGTAAAATAAATGGTAGTTCTAATTTCTTATTCTTAGACAAAAACAGTCTTGAAAACATACCGCTAGAACTAAAACTTGATAGAGATAAATTTATTTCTCTTTATACAGATATACCTACTGAAAAAACTAAAGACTATAACATACATTTAAAAAATATACAGACTGAATGGGAAAATAGAAAAATAAGCTTCACTAATGATAATATTAGTATGATATCTGTATTCTTACATAGTGATCTTGATGAACCAAATTCACTATTTATAGGTCACATAGGAGTACTTGTTAAAAATAAAGATAAGTTTGTATTCATAGAAAAATTATCTTTCCAAGAGCCTTACCAAGTAATAATATTTAATAATAAAACAGAACTTAATGATTACCTAATGAATCATTATGATACTTCATATAATCAACCAACAGCTCATGCTATGTTACTTGAAAATAACAAATTATTAGAAACATATAAAATAAAAGAAGAAGGAAAATAA